Within the Staphylococcus warneri genome, the region TCCGCCTCCCGCAATACATAGTTTTAATAGGTCTCGTAGTGTAGCGGTTAACACGCCTGCCTGTCACGCAGGAGATCGCGGGTTCGATTCCCGTCGAGACCGCCATTATTAATATTATGGTTCAGTAGCTCAGTTGGTAGAGCAATGGATTGAAGCTCCATGTGTCGGCAGTTCGACTCTGTCCTGAACCATTTCACAAGCCGGCCTAGCTCAATTGGTAGAGCAACTGACTTGTAATCAGTAGGTTGGGGGTTCAAGTCCTCTGGCCGGCACCATCTCTTGGAGGGGTAGCGAAGTGGCTAAACGCGGCGGACTGTAAATCCGCTCCTTCGGGTTCGGCAGTTCGAATCTGCCCCCTCCACCATCTAAATAGGGGCATAGTTCAACGGTAGAATAGAGGTCTCCAAAACCTTTGATGTGGGTTCGATTCCTACTGCCCCTGCCATGGCGGTTGTGGCGAAGTGGTTAACGCATCGGATTGTGGTTCCGACACTCGAGGGTTCGATTCCCTTCAACCGCCCTTATTATTAATGGGCTATAGCCAAGCGGTAAGGCAACGGACTTTGACTCCGTCACGCGCTGGTTCGAATCCAGCTAGCCCAGTTATTGGCGGCATAGCCAAGTGGTAAGGCAGAGGTCTGCAAAACCTTTATCACCGGTTCAAATCCGGTTGCCGCCTCCAGGTTATATTAAGCGGGAGTAGTTCAACTCTAAGAACACGTTCCTTCCCGGAACGAGGTATAGGTGTAAGTCCTATCTTCCGCTCCATAATTTACATCAAGCGGGAGTAGTTCAACTCTTAGAACACGTTCCTTCCCGGAACGAGGTATAGGTGCAAATCCTATCTTCCGCTCCATAATTTATATCAAGCGGGAGTAGTTCAACTCTAAGAACACGTTCCTTCCCGGAACGAGGTATAGGTGTAAGTCCTATCTTCCGCTCCAATTTTATATTAAGCGGGAGTAGTTCAATTCTTAGAACACATTCCTTCCCGGAATGAGGTATAGGTGTAAGTCCTATCTTCCGCTCCAATATTACTTCCAAGTGGAAGTTTTTTCTTTATATTGAGCCGGCGTGGCGGAATTGGCAAACGCGCGGGACTCAAAATCCCGTTCCTTTTTGGAGTGTCGGTTCGATCCCGACCGCCGGTATAAAATAGATAAAGTATGAGGAAAAGTGGTATTTGTGTAAACACATTTACCACTTTTTTTATATCAATAAATTTCTGTATAGAGTTCAAGTAGATTATCTTTATCATATTTTAGTTTGTATCATTTTGTAATATGATATATGATAATTTTATTATGCTTTGGAGGTTCATTATGAGTAAAAATAGTACTAAAATGGGTGGTAAAATTTTCTTTAGTAATATTCTAAATGCAGTTGGTGCAGGAGTTGTAATTGCCTTATTACCTAACGCTTTATTAGGAGAGTTACTTAAATTTTTTAAAGATGGTAATGAGATCTTAGAGACTATCTTTCGTCTTGTTACGGTTATACAGTCTTTTATGGCATTTATAGTAGGAGTTTTAGCAGCTCATCAATTTAAATTCAATGGGTCAGGTGCTGCTATTGTTGGTACTTCTGCTATGTTAGGTTCAGGCGCAATAATATTTAATAATCAAGGCATTATGATTAAAGGTATTGGGGATATAATCAATATTATTTTAGTAGTGATGATTGCCTGTTTTTTATATTTATTATTCCAAGGAAAATTGGGCTCATTTGAAATGATTATTTTACCAGTTTTAATTCCAGTTGTTAGTGGAACTATTGGTATGATGACATTACCATATGTTCAAGTCGTTACTCATACAATTGGTAAATTGATTAATTCATTTACTGATCTTAATCCATTAACGATGTCAATTTTAATTAGTGTGACTTTCTCTTTACTTATGGTTACACCAATTTCATTAGTAGCCATTGCTACTGCGATAGGTTTAACTGGATTAGGTAGTGGTGCGGCGAATATGGGTATTGTTGCTGCTTGTGTTACATTTTTATTTGGATCTTTAAGAGTTAATTCTATTGGGGTCAATTTGGTATTGCTTATTGGTGCAGCTAAAATGATGATACCTGTTTATTTAAAACATTTAATCATAGCTATTCCTCTAATCATTAATGGAGTTGTTACTGGTATTATTGCTTATTTCATAGGTATCAAAGGTACACCTTTATCTGCTGGATTTGGATATACTGGCCTTGTTGGACCTATAAATGCTTTAAACCGTATGCCTGGAGATCAAATGACAAATATTATCATGCTAGTTGTAGGGTACTTTATTATTCCATTTATCAGTGGATTTATAGTACATGAATTATGTAAAAAATTTATACAATCATATAGTGACGAAATATATAAATTTGAAATTCCTAAAGATTAAACAAAACTCTGTGTAGCCGTTAAGGCTGCACTTTTTTTATGGTATTTAAAAATAAATATTGCATATTAATGTAAGTATTTGTATAATAATGAATATTATAAAGGAGGGTTGCTTTAATGAAATATTTTATTAAAGTATTTTTGGTATTTTTAATTATAGTAGGTTCAACATTAACAATGAAACAACCCAATATTAATGCTGAAGAAAATGATACAAATTGGCAGAAAATAAAAGAGAGTGGAGAACTTCGTGTTGGCTTATCAGCTGATTATGCACCGATGGAATTTGAAAAGAATGCAAATGGGAAAACTGAATATGCTGGTGTCGATATAGAGTTAGCTAAGAAGATTGCTAAAGATAATCATCTCAAACTGAAAATTATTAATATGCAATTTGATAGTTTACTAGGTGCGCTTAAAACTGGCAAAATTGATATTATTATTTCTGGAATGACAACGACACCTGAACGTGAAAAAGAAGTAAGCTTTACTAAACCATATATGATGACTAATAATATTATGTTAGTTAAGAAAAATGAAAAAAATCATTTAAAATCTATTAGCGATTTTAAAGATAAAAAAATTGCAGTTCAAAAAGGGACAGATCAAGAAAAAATAGCTAAGACTGAAATTGAAAATGCAGATGTTACTTCATTAAATAAATTACCAGAAACTATTTTATCTGTGAAAAGTGGTAAAACTGTAGGAGCAATTCTTGAAAAACCTGTAGCAGAAGCATACATAAAACAAAATCCTGAACTTGCATTTTCAGATGTGAAATTTAATGAAGAAAAGAAACCAACTTGTATTGCAGTACCTAAAAATTCACCAATTCTATTAAAAAAATTAAATCAGACAATCAATGAAGTAAATGATAAGAATTTAATTGATAAGTATATGTCTAAAGCAGCAAACGACATGCAGGATGATGGTAATTTTTACACAAAATATAAAAGTTTCTTTATTAAAGGATT harbors:
- a CDS encoding PTS transporter subunit IIC — protein: MSKNSTKMGGKIFFSNILNAVGAGVVIALLPNALLGELLKFFKDGNEILETIFRLVTVIQSFMAFIVGVLAAHQFKFNGSGAAIVGTSAMLGSGAIIFNNQGIMIKGIGDIINIILVVMIACFLYLLFQGKLGSFEMIILPVLIPVVSGTIGMMTLPYVQVVTHTIGKLINSFTDLNPLTMSILISVTFSLLMVTPISLVAIATAIGLTGLGSGAANMGIVAACVTFLFGSLRVNSIGVNLVLLIGAAKMMIPVYLKHLIIAIPLIINGVVTGIIAYFIGIKGTPLSAGFGYTGLVGPINALNRMPGDQMTNIIMLVVGYFIIPFISGFIVHELCKKFIQSYSDEIYKFEIPKD
- a CDS encoding ABC transporter substrate-binding protein/permease — translated: MKQPNINAEENDTNWQKIKESGELRVGLSADYAPMEFEKNANGKTEYAGVDIELAKKIAKDNHLKLKIINMQFDSLLGALKTGKIDIIISGMTTTPEREKEVSFTKPYMMTNNIMLVKKNEKNHLKSISDFKDKKIAVQKGTDQEKIAKTEIENADVTSLNKLPETILSVKSGKTVGAILEKPVAEAYIKQNPELAFSDVKFNEEKKPTCIAVPKNSPILLKKLNQTINEVNDKNLIDKYMSKAANDMQDDGNFYTKYKSFFIKGLENTILISFIGVVLGAILGAFIALMKLSKFKPLSWIASIYIEFLRGTPLLVQVFIVFFGTTAALGLDISALICGTIALVINSSAYIAEIFRAGINSIDKGQTEAARSLGLSYNQTMKSVIMPQAIKNILPALGNEFVTLIKESSIVSTIGVGEIMFNAQVVQGISFDPFTPLLVAAGMYFILTFALSRIMNFIEGRMKASD